The window CCCCGCAAAAAGAGGTTTTCCCTTATACAGTCCGGAAATTCCCTTTCCCGCAATCTCGGAATAATTTTGAATATCGGCTTTTTTAAATTCCTCATATTCCGTTACGCTTAAATTTTCTGCGGCATATTTACGGATTGCGTTTGCAATTGGGTGTCCTGAATGGGCTTCCGCTACAAGAACATAGGTTAAAACCTCTTTTTGCTCCGCCGTAATCATACCCGTATCGGAGGCTCCTTTTGAAGGAATAATTTTTTGAACGCTTAAAACTCCGTTTGTAAGAGTTCCCGTTTTATCTAAAACTACAGCGCCCGCCTTTGAAAGAGCGTCAACATAATCCGCCCCCTTAATTAAAATCCCCTTCTTTGCAGCCCCACCTATTCCGCCGAAATATCCGAGAGGCACGGAAATTACAAATGCACAAGGGCAGGAAATTACCAAAAAGACCAGCCCGCGTGAAATCCACGGAGAAAAACTTTCAAAACCGTTTAAAGGAGCTGAAAAAATAAGCGAATTCAAAATAGGCGGTATTATCGAAATTAAAACCGCAGCTGCCGTAACAATAGGCGTGTACACTTTTGCAAATGCAGTTATAAAGCGCTCCACCTTTGCTTTCCGGTTTTGAGCATTTTCTATTAAGCGCAGCATTTTCGCAGCAGCGGTGTTTTGTACGTCACGCTCGGTTTTTACTATAATAACCCCCGTAAGGTTTACAAAACCTGCAAGAACCTCATCACCCGTTTTTACCGCACGCGGAAGACTTTCACCCGTCATAGAAGAGGTATCAAGTTCCGCACTTCCTTCCGTTATAATTCCGTCAAGAGGGATTTTTTCTCCGGGCTTTATACAAATGAGAGTACCTATTTTTACACTTTCAGGATTAATTAATTTTTCTCCGTTTAAGTCTTCAGGATTATAAATTCGGGCAAACTCGGGGCGTAAATCCATTAAACCTATTATAGATTTACGCGATTTTTCCACCGCCGAATTTTGAACCAGTTCGCCTAAGTTATAAAAAAGCATAACGGCGGCTCCCTCGCTCCACTCGCCCAAACAAAAAGCGCCTATGGTGGCAATACTCATTAAAAAATTCTCATCGAAAATTTTACCGCGTAAAATATTTTTAAACGAAGTAAACAAAACCTTATAACCCGCAGCTGTCCATGAAGCAAGAAAAAATACCGAAGAAAGTTTTAAATTTAAAAAGTTAAAAAGTTTTATATCGTAAAAAATAAATGCAAATAAAATTCCTAAAATAAAAAAAACAGCTGCCGTTCCGAATTGAAAAGCCGTTTGTTTTAAAGAGCCGAAATTTTCTTCACAGCCGCACCCGCAAGCCGAACGGCCATGCCCGGTTCCGCAGCCGCATTTGGAAGAGGCATTTTCACCGTTATGACGTACTCCGCCTTCTTTATGAGTATCTTCACACCGGCAAGTACCGCTTCCCCCGCAACTCTCTCCGTAATGTTCATTTTTATCGTGTCCGTGAACTTCATAAATATGCGCATTACTATGCTCTTTACCGTCTGAATGACTGCAACAGCCGTCTCCGTCTTTATTTGTTTTATAATATGCCATTATCTTCCCTCTCTTATGTGTTCCAACCCTAAGCTGTACAAAATTGCAACATGCTCATCATCAATGGAATAATACATTTGTTTCCCGTTTCTGCGGGCTCTTACGATTTTTGCCTGGCGCAAAATTCTAAGCTGATGTGAAATTGCCGATACCGACATTTCCAAAACTTCCGCAATATCCGCAACGCAAAGCTCGCCTGAAATTAAAGCCGAAACGATTTTTATCCGCGTGGAATCACCGAAGTTTTTAAAAAAATCGCTTAAATCGCTCATAGTTTCTTCATCGGGCATCTTCCGTTTTGCATGTGCTACCGATTCCGGGTTAAAACCTTCCGTAAAATCATCTTCCTGCATGCCTGCGGAAACCGGAGTCGGAGAATTTCCCGCTTCCAAGCCTTCCAAAACGGTTTTAACACGATTCCGTTTATCCCCACTTATAACAATCTCTTTCATTCAGCCCTCCATTGCTCAATTGAATAATTATTCAATTGATTATACGTACAGTATACTTAAAATAAAATATTTGTCAAGCAAAAACCCGAATTTTTTGTACAACATTATGAAAAACTGTATTAAACATTCTTAACATTTCTCCATTATTTTCATCTTGACCTTTTACCGAATAAAGTTTATTATATGCGCATGGCATTTGCATCAAGTCAACAACTAAACAGATATTACGACTTATACAAAGATATAGATGTAACTTTCTCGCGGGAAGTTATTTTAGCTCTTAATTTGGACCCTCGTCAGGCATTTATCCGCTGCTCGGGCGGACAGTGGCCGTGTATTATAAATTCAGCGTCTATGACTAAAGCAAAAATTATTTGCGGAAAAAAAAGCGGTTTTATCGAAAAGCTCAAAGCAGGTACTACGGCAATAAGCCTGCGTTTTACCTTTTTTGAACCTGAAGCAAAAGATACTCTTTCTTTTTTCGTATCGGCAAAACTGATAGGCATTTCATCTTATGAAGCCGGAAATCATGAGCTTGTTTTAATCAGTCTTGAATATACGCAGCGTGCACCTGACGATTTAATTGAAAAACTTGGGATTCTTCTTGAAGCCAATATCAATTCAAAAAAAAGACAGTACGACAGAGTAGTTTTAAATGTGGAAAATTCAAGAAAAATAGGGCTCGTTCAAAAAGAAACCGTTGTTTTTGTAGACGGAATCCCCAGAAGATGTATATTGCGCGATATTTCGTTTTCGGGAGCAAAAATTCTTCTCGTAGGCGTTGCAAACTTTTTAATCAATAAAGATGTAACGGTAAGATTTACTTTTGAAGACCCTCCCGCAGTATTCGGAATAAAGGGAAAAAGTTTAAGAGCCGAACACGTGGAAGGAAGAAAAGACCTTGTGGCAATAGCCATAGATTATTATAGCGAAACTATTCCTATGATGTACAAAATGTACTTAAACCGTTATTTTTCCGTTGTACGTAAACCTCAAGCGGAAGAAGACGGCGAAAATATCGACAATCAAATTCAGCAGACGGACTCTCTGCCCGCAATTTAAAAATGCGGTATATAAATTTATTAAAAATCGGTTTTAAGATTAAATTTTAGGAGAAAAAATGTATAACAGCCTCAACTCTCTTTTATATGTAACCGTACCTGAAGAACAGGCAAAAAAAATGTTTCCTGGATTTGACGGCTCGATTCCGCTGCCGGTTCAATTACCCGAATTTTATGAACCTTCCGATTTTAAGCCTGAAGACCTTGAGCCTGAAATGCTCCTTGCAGGAATGCTTACGGTATTTGCATATAACCGGGAAAATATTCATATAGAGCGTTATCGAAAAATATTCAACATGCTCAAGCCCGATATACGTAAAGAAATGACGGAGGCGGCTATAATAAAAAGTAAAAACGGAGATTTCGATACCGCCGAAGAATTATTACTCGCCTTGGAGGGTTTATTTCCTCAAGATAAGGTTACGAAGCTGAACTTGGCTCTCTTAATGGAAGAAAGAGCGGCATTTTGTAAAACCTCGTCATCGGAAGGCTTTAAAACTTCCGCCTTAAACAACTCATCAATGTATACGGAAAAGGCGGAAATCCTTTACAATGAATTAATCGTTACGGAACCGCCGCTTCCCGAGGCTTTTTTTAACGCCGCCTATTTTTTTATGCAGCACGGAAAATATGAAAAAACAAAATCGTTTTTACAAACTTATTTGCAAATAGAAACATCGGTTTCCGACACGGCGGAAATCAGAAAACAAAAAGCGTCTGAGCTTTTAAATTCGATTAAAAGCCAATCGCTTGACGATAAACTTTTTTCGCAAAGCTATATCCTAATGCAGGAAGGTAATGATAAAGATGCGGCCGAAAATATTAAAATATTTTTACAGCATAATCCCAAAAGTCCCAAAGGCTGGTTTTTATTGGGTTGGGCACTGCGACGTATGGAGCGCTGGGAAGACGGAAAGGCGGCTCTTTTAAAAGCCCTTGAGCTTTTGCATGAAACGGACCGTGAAGAAGAGTTTTTTTGCGAAATATCCAATGAAGCGGCCATTTGCTGTATGGAACTTAATTTATTTAACGAAGCTGAACAACATCTTTTAAATGCCTTATCATCTGCACCTGAAAATATAAAAATAATTTCCAATCTCGGAACCCTCGCCCTAAAACAGGGAAAAAAAGAAGAGGCGGAAGCATTTTTTAAAACAGTCCTTGAGCTTAACCCCAATGATGAAATCGCAAAAAACGTATTGACAAAATAGGTTATATAAAAATTCGTCTCTTGACATTTTTACCTTAACTTGTTAGTATAATTCTGCAATAAATAATAATTGCAAAGATTCTTTAAAAAACGGGAGATGTAAATATGATTAACTATTAAGAACCTCTTAAAACAAAAAGTTTTAGAGGTTCCCTATCATTTTAAATATACTCAACAACAAGGTAGGATAGTTTTTCATGATTAAAAATTTCTTTAAATTATATTTTAAAAGTTTATCGGTTATATTTAAAGCCGATAAACTCCGCTCAAGTTTACTTTCGGCGATAATTCCGCTTCAAGCATTAATGCCGTCTCTTCTCATATATTCCGCAAATAAAATTATAAATGCGGCTTTAGAAAAAAACATAAACGGCCTTCTTATAATCTTATTTATTTGGGCAGCGGCTTTTTTGCTTTCAAATATTTTGCAGCCGGTTTACACTACAATACAGGGCTTTTTAACGGACAAGCTTACGTTTTATTTAAACACTTCGCTTATGAATAAGTCGAAAACGATAACGGAATTATACATTTTTGAAGACAGCCGTTTTTATGATGATGTTGATATTCTGTGTCAGGAAGCAAGCTGGAGACCCGTAAATTTACTGGTTTTCGGAGCAAGCATAATAAGCAGTCTTATTACGGCGGTATCTATGCTTGTTTTACTTGCCGATTTCGGAAGTATTATATCTATACTAATGCTAATTGCAATAATTCCTCAAAGTATTGTTTTTTACGGAATACAAAAAGAAGCTTTTGAGGTTTTGGTATCGAATACTCCGGACGCAAGAAAATTAAGCTATTATTCAAGTATACTGCTTTCAAAAGAAAACATAAAAGATGTACAGTTATACGGACTTTATGATTTTTTTATCGATAAATATACCGAAGCCTTTAAAAAAATCGGTAAGGGAATAAAGCGGAACCGCTTAAAAAAACTTTTAGCCTCGGTTTTCTTTTTATCGGTAAGCACGATAATAAGCGTTTTCGTTTTTAATAAAATTATAGAAAACACTTTTTTCGGAATACACCCGGCAGGAAGTATCTTAGTTTTTTCTTCAAGCATTCTTTACACAACGCAAAGTATTTCACGTCTAGTGGAAGACTCAAGTCTTTTATACGACACGCTTTTGTATATGCAAAAATACTTCGATTTTATTTCTCTTCCTGCAAATAAAGGCGAAACAAAACTCTTATCCGATACTTGTTTTAATAAAATTATTTTCGACAATGTTTCGTTTAAGTATAAACCGAACAAAGAATTCGCTTTGCAAAATATTTCCTTTTCGGTTTCCCGCGGAGAAAAAATTGCAATTGCAGGCGAAAACGGAAGCGGTAAAACTACAATGATGAAGCTGCTTTGCAGATTTTACAAACCTGCTTCAGGGCAAATAAAATTTGATGATACATCTATAACGGAGTATGATATTTTCAAATACAGAAAAATAATCGGAGCGGTATTTCAAGATTATGCAAAATTTGATTTAACGGTACGGGAAAACATAGGACTTTCCGATTTGAAAAATTTAAATAACGATGATAAAATTTTATCCGCTTTAAAAAAAGCCGGCTTTGACAAAACATGCAAACCGGACACTCTTCTCGGAACTCAATTTGAAGACGGACGCGATTTATCGGGAGGTCAATGGCAAAAATCGGCAATAGCCAGAGCCTTTTTCGGTAATTTTAAAATTCTTATTTTGGACGAACCCACAGCCTCCCTTGACCCCCGTTCCGAATTCGCTCTTTACGAAAGATTTTTGGAATTGGCAAAAGGCAATACCGTTTTCTTTGTTACTCACCGTCTTTCTACCGTAAAAAAAGCGGATAAGGTGTTAGTTTTAAAAAACGGAAAAATTGAAGGCTTTGATACTCATTCCGTATTGATGGAAAACAACGAATATTATGCGGAGCTTTATAATATGCAGGCAAGCTCATTTCAAAACTGAGGCTTATTTAAGACTCAAACAGAAAATATCATGCCCTTTAATTTTTTCCGTAAAAAGTGTATTTTCTTTTTAAACGGAAACGGAGCTTATGAGTTTTAAAACGGTTATTATTTTATGCCGCCCCGAAACAAGTATGAACATAGGGGCGGTTTGCAGGGTTATGGCAAACACCGGGTTATCCGAACTTAGAATAACGGGCAATAAAACGGATTACAACGAAACGGAAGTACTGAAACTTGCCTTACACGCAGACTATATTTGGAAAAAGGCAAAATTTTTTCCTCCTACAGCCGACGGATTAAAAGAAGCGGGGGCGGACTGCTCCGCTCTTGCGGGCACTACCCGCCGCACAGGACAAAAACGAAAAACGCGGGGTATTACACCGGAAGAACTTTGCGGCAATATAGAAAAATTTTACGGAACAAGTTTAGGTATCGTTTTCGGAAATGAGAGAACCGGACTGACCGATGAAGAGCTTAACCAATGTACCTTTGCAATAAACATTCCGGCGGAAAAAAACTTCGGCTCTTACAATCTGTCCCATGCGGTTTTAATATTGGCATATTCCCTTTACTCTTCGCAAAAAAATTACCGCCGCACGGAAATTCCCGTTGAGCAAAAATCAAACCTAAAAAAAATACGGGAAACTTCTAAAAAAATATGCTCATATCTTACGGACTTGGGAATGTTTAAAACAGGCGGCAAAAACGAAAACGAAGCTTTTTTTACAAAACTCTTATCTTCCGCAGGAGCTTCCGAATTCGATACCGAACATTTGGAAGGAATTTTTAAAAAAATTTTTTATATAAAAAACAATTCCGAAGACAAAGGCGTCTAATCGGCAAAACGTTTTTTTATTCCCTGAATACGCGGAAGCACTTCAAAAAACGCTTTTACAAGTTCCGGGTCGAATTTTGCTCCCGACATTTTTTTTATCTCTTTAAGAATCTTATCTTCACCCCAAGCCTCTTTATATGTGCGCTTTGAAGAAAGAGCATCATAAACATCAGCTAAGGCGACAATCCTCGCTCCTAAGGGAATCTCTGCGCCTATTTTTCCTTGAGCCCTGCCCGTTTGCGGATTGATTTTTATAGGAGAGCCGTCCTCCAAATTGATATGCCCCGGATACCCCGAACCGTCCCAATTTTCATGATGATTTAAGGCAATTTCACTTGAAAGAGTATCAAGATAGGATTCATCTTTATTAAAAAGCTTAGCCCCTACCCAAGTATGAGTTTGCATTAAAAAAAATTCTTCTTCGGTTAATTTACCGGGCTTTTTTAAAATTACATCGGGAATTGCAATTTTTCCTACATCGTGCAGCATTGCGGCAATTTTTAAAGCATCTCTAAAGCTGTTTTGTTCTTTTTGCCGAACCGAATTGTTAAAAGCCCAACGGTCATAAATTTCCACCGAATAGTTTGCAACTCGATTTACGTGCATTCCCGTTTCCATAGGGTCCCTAAGCTCGGCCATCTTAATCATTCTCATAATCATAGAACGCGTCAGTAAAGCCCTCTCAAGGGTAATACTGGCATTTGAAGCAAAATGACTTAAATAAAGTTCATCATCATGGGTAAAGGCTCTGGGTCTTCCGTTTTCGTCCAAAG is drawn from Treponema pedis and contains these coding sequences:
- a CDS encoding heavy metal translocating P-type ATPase, coding for MAYYKTNKDGDGCCSHSDGKEHSNAHIYEVHGHDKNEHYGESCGGSGTCRCEDTHKEGGVRHNGENASSKCGCGTGHGRSACGCGCEENFGSLKQTAFQFGTAAVFFILGILFAFIFYDIKLFNFLNLKLSSVFFLASWTAAGYKVLFTSFKNILRGKIFDENFLMSIATIGAFCLGEWSEGAAVMLFYNLGELVQNSAVEKSRKSIIGLMDLRPEFARIYNPEDLNGEKLINPESVKIGTLICIKPGEKIPLDGIITEGSAELDTSSMTGESLPRAVKTGDEVLAGFVNLTGVIIVKTERDVQNTAAAKMLRLIENAQNRKAKVERFITAFAKVYTPIVTAAAVLISIIPPILNSLIFSAPLNGFESFSPWISRGLVFLVISCPCAFVISVPLGYFGGIGGAAKKGILIKGADYVDALSKAGAVVLDKTGTLTNGVLSVQKIIPSKGASDTGMITAEQKEVLTYVLVAEAHSGHPIANAIRKYAAENLSVTEYEEFKKADIQNYSEIAGKGISGLYKGKPLFAGTESFVSDNFNGGISRSENSLSGTRVYAAFDGKYLGCIVLSDTVKTDSEDAVKELQALGVKRIEMLTGDNEVSAKEIAEKLKIRYSANLLPHEKVERFETISSEIKAENKNSTVIFAGDGINDAPVLARADAGIAMGGVGSDAAIEAADVVLMNDNPVLIAEAIKLSRFTRKIVWENIGLAFFIKIGFLGLGAFGIADMWGAVFADVGVALLAVFNSLRAAKCRKA
- a CDS encoding ArsR/SmtB family transcription factor codes for the protein MQEDDFTEGFNPESVAHAKRKMPDEETMSDLSDFFKNFGDSTRIKIVSALISGELCVADIAEVLEMSVSAISHQLRILRQAKIVRARRNGKQMYYSIDDEHVAILYSLGLEHIREGR
- a CDS encoding PilZ domain-containing protein; the encoded protein is MAFASSQQLNRYYDLYKDIDVTFSREVILALNLDPRQAFIRCSGGQWPCIINSASMTKAKIICGKKSGFIEKLKAGTTAISLRFTFFEPEAKDTLSFFVSAKLIGISSYEAGNHELVLISLEYTQRAPDDLIEKLGILLEANINSKKRQYDRVVLNVENSRKIGLVQKETVVFVDGIPRRCILRDISFSGAKILLVGVANFLINKDVTVRFTFEDPPAVFGIKGKSLRAEHVEGRKDLVAIAIDYYSETIPMMYKMYLNRYFSVVRKPQAEEDGENIDNQIQQTDSLPAI
- a CDS encoding tetratricopeptide repeat protein, whose protein sequence is MYNSLNSLLYVTVPEEQAKKMFPGFDGSIPLPVQLPEFYEPSDFKPEDLEPEMLLAGMLTVFAYNRENIHIERYRKIFNMLKPDIRKEMTEAAIIKSKNGDFDTAEELLLALEGLFPQDKVTKLNLALLMEERAAFCKTSSSEGFKTSALNNSSMYTEKAEILYNELIVTEPPLPEAFFNAAYFFMQHGKYEKTKSFLQTYLQIETSVSDTAEIRKQKASELLNSIKSQSLDDKLFSQSYILMQEGNDKDAAENIKIFLQHNPKSPKGWFLLGWALRRMERWEDGKAALLKALELLHETDREEEFFCEISNEAAICCMELNLFNEAEQHLLNALSSAPENIKIISNLGTLALKQGKKEEAEAFFKTVLELNPNDEIAKNVLTK
- a CDS encoding ABC transporter ATP-binding protein; its protein translation is MIKNFFKLYFKSLSVIFKADKLRSSLLSAIIPLQALMPSLLIYSANKIINAALEKNINGLLIILFIWAAAFLLSNILQPVYTTIQGFLTDKLTFYLNTSLMNKSKTITELYIFEDSRFYDDVDILCQEASWRPVNLLVFGASIISSLITAVSMLVLLADFGSIISILMLIAIIPQSIVFYGIQKEAFEVLVSNTPDARKLSYYSSILLSKENIKDVQLYGLYDFFIDKYTEAFKKIGKGIKRNRLKKLLASVFFLSVSTIISVFVFNKIIENTFFGIHPAGSILVFSSSILYTTQSISRLVEDSSLLYDTLLYMQKYFDFISLPANKGETKLLSDTCFNKIIFDNVSFKYKPNKEFALQNISFSVSRGEKIAIAGENGSGKTTMMKLLCRFYKPASGQIKFDDTSITEYDIFKYRKIIGAVFQDYAKFDLTVRENIGLSDLKNLNNDDKILSALKKAGFDKTCKPDTLLGTQFEDGRDLSGGQWQKSAIARAFFGNFKILILDEPTASLDPRSEFALYERFLELAKGNTVFFVTHRLSTVKKADKVLVLKNGKIEGFDTHSVLMENNEYYAELYNMQASSFQN
- a CDS encoding RNA methyltransferase; this translates as MSFKTVIILCRPETSMNIGAVCRVMANTGLSELRITGNKTDYNETEVLKLALHADYIWKKAKFFPPTADGLKEAGADCSALAGTTRRTGQKRKTRGITPEELCGNIEKFYGTSLGIVFGNERTGLTDEELNQCTFAINIPAEKNFGSYNLSHAVLILAYSLYSSQKNYRRTEIPVEQKSNLKKIRETSKKICSYLTDLGMFKTGGKNENEAFFTKLLSSAGASEFDTEHLEGIFKKIFYIKNNSEDKGV
- a CDS encoding HD domain-containing phosphohydrolase, with protein sequence MSIKKNFKNLSREEILLKIIETEALLHTIQDVDVLLEQILAQARSVVNADAGSIYIAKNGKLIIHYAQNDTLQKELPAGQKPPYVFFDFPINNSTIAGCAANMKKLINVPDVYNIGKDKPYKFGKGTDKATGYKTVSNLAIPLLSISGMLLGVLQVLNALDENGRPRAFTHDDELYLSHFASNASITLERALLTRSMIMRMIKMAELRDPMETGMHVNRVANYSVEIYDRWAFNNSVRQKEQNSFRDALKIAAMLHDVGKIAIPDVILKKPGKLTEEEFFLMQTHTWVGAKLFNKDESYLDTLSSEIALNHHENWDGSGYPGHINLEDGSPIKINPQTGRAQGKIGAEIPLGARIVALADVYDALSSKRTYKEAWGEDKILKEIKKMSGAKFDPELVKAFFEVLPRIQGIKKRFAD